CTTCACCGCCCGGCACACCACACCGCCCTCAACTACGAGTACTACTTGAAGCGCTCCCCATGGCTAAGAGCCAGGAGATTCCAGCCGTCCAAGTGTCCCGTCTGTACGGCGACTTCAGACGCTGTCGCTTGGCGGTTCACCTTCCGGCCCCGCTTGCGCGGGTTTCCACGCCCCAACCCGCACAGCCGACCTGACTGTCGCGAGCTCCGCCCTCCCGGCGGTGAGTAGCACCAACAGCTTGGTTATCACTGCCGGTGAAGGAGACATTACCCTCACGCCCCTGGCTTTGCAGAAGTTTTCGAGAAAGGGCTTACCCCATGGCCGGGAGCCAGTGGTCCGCACCCTAAACCTTCGATCGTGACCTACAACGGCGTCACATACCGCTGCATCCAGGCCCACACCGCGCTGGCCGGCTGGGAGCCGCCCAACGTCCCGGCGCTCTGGCAGCGCATCTGAGCGGGGCATCTGAGCGGGGCATCTGAGCGGGAAAGGGGGGCGCCGGAACGCCCCCCTTTCTCATGTCGTCGGCTTGCAGGTGGGATGGCAGAGCCGGCGGGCCAGCGCGGCGAGGAAGACGTCGATGATCTCCCCCGGCTCCTGGGCCTCGTGCAGGGAGCCGTTCGTGGCGGCCGCGATCTGCGACAGGCTGCCGTGATCGACCCCCTTGCCGAAGGCGATGATGACAATCTGTACGGGCTTGTCCGGGTTCCACTCATGCCGCAGCGCGTCGAGGAGCTTCGCCAGCGTGGTGCCCTTGCCGTCGTCCTTGCCCGCCGTGATCACCAGGAGCGTGTTGTTCATCTCCTCGCGGTAGTCGCTGGTGACCTTGCGGAAGCCGCCGAGTATCGCGTCGTAGAGCGAGCTGCCGAGGTCGGGATGGGCGGCGATCGTGGCGGTCGCCTCGGCGAGACGGCTCTTGCGTACCACCTGTCCCGTCTCGGGCTCGGTGATCGCGCCGAGCCCGACGCGCTCCCGGTAGTTCTTGACGCCGCCCAGCCGGTCCGCGAACTCCCACAGACCCATGTGCGTCGAGTCGGGGAAGAGCTGCAGCCCGATCTTGGCCGCGTCCAGCGCGATCCTGATCCTGGTGCTGCCGTTCGCCGGCTCGGCCATGTGCTTGGAGGTGTCGGCCAGGACGAGGATGTTCGTCGGCGGGGCCAGCCTGCTCCAGGCGCGCAGCGCCTCGTCGATGTCCTGCGGCGACACCGATGACCGGGTCTTCAGGGCCATCGAGGGAATCTGCGGGCCCGGCGAGATCGGCCCCTGGGTGCCGTCGCCCGACCTGAACCCCGCCCGCCGTACGATCTCCTGCGCCTGCGGGCCCTTCAGCCAGTCGGCGAAGACCGTGGACGCCTCGGCCACCGTGGCGTCGCCGGCGGTGACGACGTACGGGTAGTCGAGGTTGATCGTGCCCTCGCGCGGGGCCAGCGCGACGACCGGGTCGGAGGAGGGGCGCAGGTTGTGGTTCCACACCGACTGCTCGGGGACGATGACGACCGGGCGCTGCCAGAACGTGTGGTCGTCCACGGCCGCCAGCATGCTGCGGTAGTCGGGGGCCGAGCCGGCCTGCGCCCACCGTACGAACGCGGTCAGCGCCTTGTCCGCCTCGGGTCCCGTGCCGACGACGTCCCTGGCGGCGGCCACGGTCGCGATCCCCGCCCCGGCCAGCGACGGGTCCGGTACGCGTACGACGTCCGGTTCGTTCGCGTTGGGGCGCAGCCGCCCGCGCACGGTCGGCGGGAAGACCATCCGCCAGTTCATCTCGGTCTTGCCCACGGAGAAGCGCTGGGCCAGCGACGAGCGGGTGGCGAACACCAGCGGTGACGTCGCCACCACGCTCTCACCGGCGGGCAGCGCGTTTGCGCCCTGCTGGCGGGCCAGCCTGATCCAGGCCGACGAGTCCGCGATCCACCCGTCCGGCCGCTCGCGCAGCACGCCCGCGCGGTCGCCGATCAGCGTGCGCAGGACGGTGGCCGGCGGCTGCTCGGTCACCTGGACCAGTACGCACCGGCCGCCCACCGCCGTCTTCGTCTCGTTGAACCGCCCGGCGGCCTCCATGACCGCCGGCGCCACGTCGACCGCGGCTGCCACGCTGACCAGAACAGGCTCTCGCGTGCTGCACAGCACGCCACCGCTGCCGAACACCACGACGAGGCCACCGGCGACGATGGCCACGGCGGTGATCCCGGCCAGCATCCCGCGCTGTAACGCCTTCCTGCGACGTTGCTTGGGAGCCAGCGCGGCGCGGTGTCGACCCAAGCGCACGGTGAACCTCTCTCCCGGGGAGTGACGATTCTCGCAGCGCCTCCCACAGCGGGCGCAAGTGTTTCTAGAACATGTTATAGCTACGCCATCGGCAGGACCCTCCTGACGCTCTTGCACACGCCGTCGCTCGCCCGTGAGGCGTCGAGCCGCTCCTGCGTGGGGGTGCCGTACTCGGTGGTGCGCTGCCTGACCGGCCTGCCGGTGACCTCGACCATCTCGCGCAGCTCGCTGATGGTCTTGTACGAGCCGTTCTCCGAGCCCGCCATCCGGCTGATGGTCTCCTCCATGAGGGTGCCGCCGAGGTCGTTCACGCCGCCCTGGAGCACCTGCCGGCACAGGTCGTCGCGGAGCTTCACCCAGGAGCACTGGATGTTCTTGATCGCGCCGTGCAGCAGGATCCTGGCCAGCGCGTGCACCGCCCGGTTCTCCTGCGCCGTGGGGCCCGGCCTGGCGATGCCCGCCAGGTAGATGGGGGCGCTGGTGTGCACGAACGGCAGCAGCACGAACTCGGAGAAACCGCCGGTCTCCTCCTGGATGCGCCGGATCAGCTTGATGTGCCGCACCCAGTGCAGGTGGTTGTCGACGTGCCCGTACATCATGGTGGACGTCGTCGGGATGCCTACCTTGTGGGCCGTCGTGATGACCTCGACCCACTCCTTGGCGGGCAGCTTCCCCTTGGTCAGCACCCACCGTACGTCGTCGTCCAGGATCTCCGCCGCCGTCCCGGGGAGCGAGTCGACCCCCGCCTCCCTGGCCGCCTCCAGCCAGGCCCGGATGGACATGTCCGTACGGCTCGCCCCGTTGATGACCTCCATGGGCGAGAACGCGTGCACGTGCATCCCAGGGGTCCTGGCCTTGATCGCCCTGGCCAGCTCGAAGTACGCGGTGCCGGGGAGGTCGGGGTGGATGCCGCCCTGCATGCAGACCTCGGTCGCGCCCGCCTGCCACGCCTCCTCTGCCCTGTCGGCCACCTGGTCGAGGCTCAGGGTGTACGCGTCGGCGTCCGTCCTGCGCTGGGCGAAGGCGCAGAAGCGGCAGCCGGTGTAGCACACGTTGGTGAAGTTGATGTTCCTGTTGACGACGTACGTGACATCGTCGCCCACGGCCTGCCTTCTGAGCTCGTCGGCGATGGCGGCCAGCTCGTCCAGCGCCTCTCCGTCGGCTTGGAGCAACGCCACCGCTTCGGCATCGCTCAGGCCTGCCGGGTCCGAGGCCGCCCGCCTGAGCGCCTGCCGCACGTCGCCGGGCGTCCCTGTGCTGGGCGTTGCGGCTGTCTCTTTGCTGGGCGCCGACCTCGTTGCGCCGGACGCCACCGACGACGCGCCCTGCGACAACGCAGCGTCCGACGACACGCCCTGCGAGGACGCAGCGTCCGACGACACGCCCTGCGAGGACGCGACACCCGACGACGCGGCGTGTGACGACGCGGCGTGTGACGACGGCGCGGCGGTGTCAGCGCCCGCGCTCCCGCCGGGCCGTGTTTCCGGCGCCGGTGCGGCGAGCACCTCATCGGTGGAGCTCGGTGCAACGTGGTCGGCGCCGGGCAAAGAGGCGGCTGAGTGAGGTGCGACGTGTGCCGCCGGGGTGAGGCGGTCGCGGAGGACGTCCCAGTCACCGTAGACATGGTCGAAGTCGTCCCGCCGATCGTGCGTGCGTCCCGCCGTGTCCACCTCCACGTGCAGGTCCACCCGCCCCGACGCCGCGAACCCCCCGTCCGGCTCCTGCCACGGCAACCCCCGCAACACCGCGTCCTCGCGCGCCAGCCCCGTGGCGGGGTCCGCCAGAGCGGCCACGTGGGCGGTCAGCCGGGGGTCGAGCCACGGCTCCCCGGCCAGCACGTACTCGGGATAGATGGTCAGCCGCTCCCGCAGCCGGAACCCGGCCGAAGCGGTACGGGACTCCAGGAGGGAGATCTGCGGCCAGGGACGCTCAGGGTTCACGTGGTCGGGGGTGAGGGGCGACACCCCGCCCCAGTCGTCGATCCCCGCCCGGATCATCAGCTCGTACTCCGAGTCCACCAGGTTGGGCGGGGCCTGGATGCGTACGCGCGGACCGAGCACGAGACGCGCCACCGCGATGGTGGCCGCGAGCTCCTCCAGGTCGGCGTCCGGCAGCCCCCGCATGGCCGTGTCCGGCTTGGCGCGGAAGTTCTGGACGATGACCTCCTGGATGCCGCCGTACTCGCGTGCCACCCGCCGGATGGCGAAGAGCGACTCGGCCCGGTCCTCGATGGTCTCGCCGATGCCGATCAGGATCCCGGTGGTGAAGGGCACGTTCGTCCGGCCCGCGTCCTCCAGCACGCGCAGGCGCACCGCCGGGTCCTTGTCCGGTGATCCGTGATGGGCCTGCCCCTTCTCCTCGAAGAGCCGCCGCGACGTCGTCTCCAGCATCATCCCCATGGACGGCGCGACGGGTTTGAGCCGCTGCAGGTCCCGCCAGCCCAGCACCCCCGGGTTGAGGTGCGGCAGCAGCCCGGTCTCCTCCAGCACCCGGATCGCCATGGCGCGCACGTAGGACAGGGTGTCGTCGTAACCATGCGAGTCCAGCCACGTGCGGGCCTGGTGCCAGCGGTCCTCCGGCCGGTCCCCCAGCGTGAACAGCGCCTCCTTGCACCCCATGGCCGCCCCCTGCCGGGCGATCTCCAGCACTTCGTCAGGGCTCAGGAACGGCGCCTGCAACTTGTGCGGCGCGGTGGCAAAGGTGCAATACCCACAACGGTCCCGGCAGAGCCGGGTCAACGGGATGAATACTTTTCTGCTGTACGTGATGATCCCTTCCCGGCCGGCCGCCTGGAGCCCGGCATCACGTACGCGGGAGGCGTGTTCGAGCAGGGCGTCGAGGTGCTCGCCCCGGGCGTGCAGGAGGACGGTCGCCTCCGTGACGTCGAGGGCCTTGCCGTCGCGCGCACGCGCGAGCGCCCGGCGGAGTGCGGAATCGCTGACGAGACTCATACGGGCACAGTACGACGAGCTGGGTTCACCGCCCGCACCCAGGGGGCGTCTCAGAACGATCTGTAGTCCCGCACCGGCATCCGCGGCCCCCGCGCGGGCGGGCGCAGGCCGGTGAGCCAGACCAGGACCGTGGCGCGATGCCGATGCCCTTGGTACGGCTCCAGCAGCCGCAGCATCCCGGGATCGTCGGTCTTCTCCCCCGTCAGCGCATAGCCGACGAGCTTGGCCAGGTGGAAGTCGCCGACGCTCACGGCGTCCGGGTCGCCGAGGGCACGCTGGCGCACCTCGGCCGACGTCCACACGCCGATCCCCGGCAGCGCGCGCAGCAGCCGGTCGAGCTCCTCGGTGGTGGCGGCGGCCTCCAGCTTGTCGGCGTGCCAGGCGGCGTTGGCGATCGTCCTGGCCCGCACGGCCTCGGCGCCCGCCCGGTGCCAGTGCCAGCTGGGGATCTGCCGCCAGACCGCGGACTCGGGCACGACCCGCATCCCTTCGGGCGCGGGTCCCGGGGCGGCCTCGCCGTACCGGTCCAGCAGCCACCGCCAGGCTCGCCACGCCTCCTGCCCGACCACCTTCTGCTCCAGCACGGCCGGTACGAGGGCTTCCATGACCCGGCCGGTACGCCCTATCCGCAAGCCCGGATATTTACGGACAGCCTCCGCCAGAACCTCGTGTCTGACGATAAATCCGGAAGCGTCGTCGAGCGCGCCCAGCAACGCCGGCAGCGTCTCCAGCGCCCACTCCGCGCCCGGCCCCCACGCCTGCCCGTGCACACACCCGGCCTTGACACTCACCCTGAGCGTGCACGGCCCGTCGGGCGTCCTGGACGTCCGCCATACGGCCCCGTCACCGGTCTTGCGCCAGGTGGGATCGCCACCGCCGCGCCTGTGGGGCAGCAACGCCATCCCCACGTCCAGCGGCCCCTCCGGCACCCATCGACGCTCCCTCACCCCTCCAGTCTCGCGCGCCCGACCCCCTGCTCGGACCTGCGAGCTCCGTTCGCGGCCCGCGCTTCCCCCGTCACCCGCCGTACTTCGGCGGAGTCCTTTGGAGAGGATGGGCGTCAGGTGAGGGGCGTCAGACGTCGCTCGAGTAGCGCATCGCGCGTTCGGGCAGCTCGACCCCCGGCCAGATGCGCACCCCGTTCTGCAGCTCGTTGCCCGGCCCCACGATGGCGCCGTCGCCGATCACCGCGTCGCTCACCACCGTGCCCGCGCAGACCCGCGCCCCCCTGCCCACCACGGAGTCCGTCACGCAGGCGCCCGCCTCGATGACGCAGTCGTCGGTCAGCACCGAGCCCACCACCGTGGCCCCCGCCTCGATGACGGTCCGCGCCCCGACCGCGGTGCCGCCCTCCACCTTGGCGTCCGGCGAGACCCGAGCCCCCTCCAGCGCCAGGTACTCGCCCGTCGGCCCGGGCAGCGCGGGCGACGCCACCCGCCCCAGCACCAGGTCGCGCGACCCCTGCACGAACGCCGCGGGCGTGCCGACGTCGAGCCAGTACGTGCGGTCCGCGTACCCCAGCACCAGCTCGCCCGACTCGATCAGCCCCGGGAACGTCTCCCGCTCCACCGACACGACCTCGTCCCGCGGGATCGAGTCGATCACCGACCGGCTGAAGACGTAGCAGCCGGCGTTGATCCGGTTGGTCACCGGGTCGGGGGTCTTCTCCAGGAACGCGGTGACCCGCCCCGTCTCGTCGGTCGGCACGCACCCGAAGCGCGAGGGATCGTCCACTTCTGTCAAATGGAGCGTTACAGCGGCCTGCCGCGCGAGGTGAGTGCGCACCTGCTCGCCGATGTCATGGCCGGAGAGGATGTCGCCGTTCAGGATGAGCACGGGGTCGGACGGCCCGGACGTGAGCGCCTCGGCCGCGTTGCGGATCGCGCCGCCGGTGCCCAGCGGCGTCTCCTCCGTGATGTATTCGAGCGAGAGCCCGAACGCCTCCCCGTCGCCGAAGGCGGGCTCGAACATCGACGCCTTGTACGAGGTCGCGAAGACGATCCGGCGTACTCCGAAGGATCGCGCCCGGGCGAGTTGGTGGGCCAGGAACGGAACGCCGGCAGTCGGCAGCAGCGGCTTCGGCGTGCCCAGTGTCAGCGGACGCAGGCGCGTGCCCTGCCCCCCGACCAGGAGGATCGCCTCGAGGTCTGGCAATGAGCTCTCCATCACTCCGTGAGGTTACCGAACTATTCGATCGCGCGTTGATAAGAGCTGAGATGCGCCTCTGCCGAGGCTTCCCAGGTGAACTCACGTGCTCGTGCCAGCCCCGCCTCCCGCAGTCGCCGCCTGCGCGCCGGGGACCCCAACAGGTCTCCGAGCGCCGTGGCGATGCTGTCGGCGTCGGGCTCGGTGTAGGCCACCGCCTCCCCGCCGACCTCGGGCAGCGAGCTGCGGTGCGTCGTCAGTACGGGGGCGCCGCAGGCCATGGCCTCCAGCACCGGCAGCCCGAACCCCTCCCCTCGTGACGGGAAGGCGACCACCAGCGCTCCGCCCAGGAATCCGGGCAGGTCGGGCGCGCGCAGGTAGCCGGGCCGGATGACCCGGACGGTGGCCTCGACCTCGCGGCAGGCGGCGTCGACGTCGTCCTCGTGCACGCCGCCGCCGATCACCAGCGCGGGCGGCTCGGCCAGTTGCTTCACGGCGGTGGCGAAGCCGCGGATGAGGTTGGGAACGTTCTTACGGGGGTCGAGCGCGCCCAGGAACGCCACATAGGGCTGGCCGTGCAGCCCGCACCTCAGGGCGGTCCGGCGGATCTCCTCCTCGCTCGGCGGGTGGAACTGCTCCAGATCGACCCCGTGGTAGGCGACGTCGATGCGGGTGGGATCGGCGGAGAGCACGCGGACGAGCTCGTCCCTGGTCGCCTTGGACGGCACGATCACCCGCTGGGCGTGGCGTACGGCCGTGCGGGTGGCGGAGCGGAAGAACGACGCCCGC
The nucleotide sequence above comes from Nonomuraea helvata. Encoded proteins:
- a CDS encoding sugar phosphate nucleotidyltransferase encodes the protein MPDLEAILLVGGQGTRLRPLTLGTPKPLLPTAGVPFLAHQLARARSFGVRRIVFATSYKASMFEPAFGDGEAFGLSLEYITEETPLGTGGAIRNAAEALTSGPSDPVLILNGDILSGHDIGEQVRTHLARQAAVTLHLTEVDDPSRFGCVPTDETGRVTAFLEKTPDPVTNRINAGCYVFSRSVIDSIPRDEVVSVERETFPGLIESGELVLGYADRTYWLDVGTPAAFVQGSRDLVLGRVASPALPGPTGEYLALEGARVSPDAKVEGGTAVGARTVIEAGATVVGSVLTDDCVIEAGACVTDSVVGRGARVCAGTVVSDAVIGDGAIVGPGNELQNGVRIWPGVELPERAMRYSSDV
- a CDS encoding glycosyltransferase family 1 protein, producing the protein MPRVLVDAAAVPADRGALIRYVDGLVAALHRAGADLVVVCQRSDAERYRRLAPSALVIPGPVAISNRAARLAWEQSGLPLLARQTGADVIHAPYYSIPLGSGLPTVVTIHDATWFTEPDQHSPRASFFRSATRTAVRHAQRVIVPSKATRDELVRVLSADPTRIDVAYHGVDLEQFHPPSEEEIRRTALRCGLHGQPYVAFLGALDPRKNVPNLIRGFATAVKQLAEPPALVIGGGVHEDDVDAACREVEATVRVIRPGYLRAPDLPGFLGGALVVAFPSRGEGFGLPVLEAMACGAPVLTTHRSSLPEVGGEAVAYTEPDADSIATALGDLLGSPARRRRLREAGLARAREFTWEASAEAHLSSYQRAIE
- a CDS encoding carbohydrate-binding protein yields the protein MTYNGVTYRCIQAHTALAGWEPPNVPALWQRI
- a CDS encoding substrate-binding and VWA domain-containing protein; protein product: MRLGRHRAALAPKQRRRKALQRGMLAGITAVAIVAGGLVVVFGSGGVLCSTREPVLVSVAAAVDVAPAVMEAAGRFNETKTAVGGRCVLVQVTEQPPATVLRTLIGDRAGVLRERPDGWIADSSAWIRLARQQGANALPAGESVVATSPLVFATRSSLAQRFSVGKTEMNWRMVFPPTVRGRLRPNANEPDVVRVPDPSLAGAGIATVAAARDVVGTGPEADKALTAFVRWAQAGSAPDYRSMLAAVDDHTFWQRPVVIVPEQSVWNHNLRPSSDPVVALAPREGTINLDYPYVVTAGDATVAEASTVFADWLKGPQAQEIVRRAGFRSGDGTQGPISPGPQIPSMALKTRSSVSPQDIDEALRAWSRLAPPTNILVLADTSKHMAEPANGSTRIRIALDAAKIGLQLFPDSTHMGLWEFADRLGGVKNYRERVGLGAITEPETGQVVRKSRLAEATATIAAHPDLGSSLYDAILGGFRKVTSDYREEMNNTLLVITAGKDDGKGTTLAKLLDALRHEWNPDKPVQIVIIAFGKGVDHGSLSQIAAATNGSLHEAQEPGEIIDVFLAALARRLCHPTCKPTT
- a CDS encoding DNA-3-methyladenine glycosylase 2 family protein, which gives rise to MRERRWVPEGPLDVGMALLPHRRGGGDPTWRKTGDGAVWRTSRTPDGPCTLRVSVKAGCVHGQAWGPGAEWALETLPALLGALDDASGFIVRHEVLAEAVRKYPGLRIGRTGRVMEALVPAVLEQKVVGQEAWRAWRWLLDRYGEAAPGPAPEGMRVVPESAVWRQIPSWHWHRAGAEAVRARTIANAAWHADKLEAAATTEELDRLLRALPGIGVWTSAEVRQRALGDPDAVSVGDFHLAKLVGYALTGEKTDDPGMLRLLEPYQGHRHRATVLVWLTGLRPPARGPRMPVRDYRSF
- a CDS encoding bifunctional FO biosynthesis protein CofGH, whose protein sequence is MSLVSDSALRRALARARDGKALDVTEATVLLHARGEHLDALLEHASRVRDAGLQAAGREGIITYSRKVFIPLTRLCRDRCGYCTFATAPHKLQAPFLSPDEVLEIARQGAAMGCKEALFTLGDRPEDRWHQARTWLDSHGYDDTLSYVRAMAIRVLEETGLLPHLNPGVLGWRDLQRLKPVAPSMGMMLETTSRRLFEEKGQAHHGSPDKDPAVRLRVLEDAGRTNVPFTTGILIGIGETIEDRAESLFAIRRVAREYGGIQEVIVQNFRAKPDTAMRGLPDADLEELAATIAVARLVLGPRVRIQAPPNLVDSEYELMIRAGIDDWGGVSPLTPDHVNPERPWPQISLLESRTASAGFRLRERLTIYPEYVLAGEPWLDPRLTAHVAALADPATGLAREDAVLRGLPWQEPDGGFAASGRVDLHVEVDTAGRTHDRRDDFDHVYGDWDVLRDRLTPAAHVAPHSAASLPGADHVAPSSTDEVLAAPAPETRPGGSAGADTAAPSSHAASSHAASSGVASSQGVSSDAASSQGVSSDAALSQGASSVASGATRSAPSKETAATPSTGTPGDVRQALRRAASDPAGLSDAEAVALLQADGEALDELAAIADELRRQAVGDDVTYVVNRNINFTNVCYTGCRFCAFAQRRTDADAYTLSLDQVADRAEEAWQAGATEVCMQGGIHPDLPGTAYFELARAIKARTPGMHVHAFSPMEVINGASRTDMSIRAWLEAAREAGVDSLPGTAAEILDDDVRWVLTKGKLPAKEWVEVITTAHKVGIPTTSTMMYGHVDNHLHWVRHIKLIRRIQEETGGFSEFVLLPFVHTSAPIYLAGIARPGPTAQENRAVHALARILLHGAIKNIQCSWVKLRDDLCRQVLQGGVNDLGGTLMEETISRMAGSENGSYKTISELREMVEVTGRPVRQRTTEYGTPTQERLDASRASDGVCKSVRRVLPMA